The segment CACCGTGTTCCAGCCTTCATCGTTGGTCCGGGCGGTCAGCTCCGACACATTGTCGGTCGGCGCGTAGGCCTCGATCCCGCAAAGTTTGCGAAAATCGTTGACCGCATGGCCGCAATTCGCGGCGCTGCCGCCAACGCCGATGATGAACAACCGCCCGCCGCGCTCCCGCAGCGAAACCAGTTCACCAGCCATCGCCTCAATGGCTTGCTTGTCGATTGCGACCGCGATCTTTGTCGTCTCTGCGAAGTATGTGTCAGCGTGGCTCATTGTCGACTTTCAGCTCAATTGGAAAATGATCCGGGAATCCAACGCGTCGCGGAACGCGCGACGCCTCTCTGACACCTGTTAAATCCCGCCGCAGGACAAGAATCAAGGTGACTTATCCCGATGGCGTTCCAGGCCGTTGCGTTTTAGCAGCCATGCGATCGGAATGTCGGGCCCGCCGCGCCGCCGCCGGGCGCCATATCCCCACGCGACAGAACACAGCAGCCGCCAGTCGGACGGCCGGCACCAGGCAGCCCGCAGAAGCAAACGGCCGAGCGCATGGCCCAAGGCCTGCGGTCCCCTTCGCAGTGCCGCTCCCATATCACCACTTTCGGGGCCGCGAACCCAATCAAGATAGCCGCGTACCACGGCACGCGTTTTCTGCTTGTCCGCGCGCGCTTTTCCACTGAATGAATCGGGACGGCGCAGGACAGTAGACAGAGGTCGCCCGACCAGGACGGCCCCATGACGATTGGCAACATCGTAGAGCGCCGCCCAATCCGCAAACCAGTCCAGTTCCGGTCGCCAGCCGATACCTGATTCCAACGCGTCGCGGCGAAGAAAGGCGCCGCTCGATGCGAGCCACACATAGCGCCAGCTCTGAAGGGTCGCCAGGTCTTCGCCGCTGACGAACAACCGCGATGAATCCAGCCCGTACCGGTGGGTGTAGGCGGGCACCAGCTCTCCGTTAACTTCGTAGGCCACATCCGTTTCGGATGAAATAACGCCGGCATCGGGGTGAGCGATCGCCGCACGCTCGGCTTCGGCGAGCAAGTCCGGAGAAATATGGTCATCAACCGACCACCAGGCGACAAAGTCGCCATCAGCCTTCGCGAGCCCGGCATTGCCGGCGGTGACAACACCGAGATTGGATGGCTGCCAGACGACTTCCAGGTCGGGGTATGCCCGAACAGCCGTTTCAACGATGGCGCGTTGATCGGGATCGGAACCATCGTCCACCAGAATTACCTGATCGGGCGGGCGCGTTTGACCGAACACGCGCGCAAGACCGCCGGACAGATAGTCCGCATCATTGTAGTGACAAATGATGACCGAGAATGTGGGGTTGGTCGCGCTCAACGCTCTGGCCTGTTCGTCAACACCGGTTCGCGGCCGCGCAAACCCATCGACGGCGCACAGGTATCCGTCATGTCTTCAGACCCAACGTCTTGTGGACGGCGCCTATGGCCTCGTCGAGTGAGGTAAAACGGAAGCCCGGGAACGCCCGCGTCAGCCGCGTGGAGTCGAAATGCCGGTGGGTCACCGGCATCGTGCGGTCCGTCGTCACGATCTCCGGCCGATCGTCCATGGCATCGGCCACCATGTTCGCGACATCATGGAACGAATGGGAGACCCCGCTCACAAGATTGAGGGTACCGTCAAAGCGCGCCCGGACCGCTTCGATCACCAGCCGCGCCACATCATCGACCAGCACATGATCGCGGGTTTCCTCGCCCCCTCCGCCCAGAACGATCCGGCCTTCCTCTGTCGCCTGCTTGCGAAACCGGTTGGGGCCATAGGAGTTGTGGGTGTCGCGCGGCGACAGGACGAGCGTGCAACGCAGGACCGCCAGCGGCGCGTCCAGTCCCAGTGACCGGAACATGACCTCGCGTGCCAGGTGCATCACGCCGTAGAGGTCAGCCGGTGCCGCGGGTGTCGCCTCGGATACGACGCCGGGCATGAACGGATAGACCGCGTCGGAACTCATATAGACAAGATGCGCCGGCGGCACCTGTTTCAGCGCCGCCCCCACCGACCGGGCCATGACCAAATTTTTGATGAGCGTCGCCGAATCCCGGCCTTTATCGGGAGTCAGCCCGGACAGCATGATTACCGCATCGTCCGGCCGCAGAAGCGCCCCCAGTTTGTCAGGCGCGCTCTCCGCGAGCAGATCCACATCCCCCGACGACACGGCAACGACCGGCGCGAAACCGTCTTTCATGTTCTGGAGCGTTTCAACGAGGGCGTGGCCGATAACACCCCGGCTGCCGATCACGACGACCCGTCCGGGCGGCGCGAGGGTTTCGTTCATGGTCTGCGCCATCACGCTCTTCTGCCCTAGAAAGGCCCCTTGAAATAGGCGTTCGGCGTATCGATCGGCTGATCGCCGTTCATCTCGACCAGCTTCGATACGACCGCGCCCACATCCGAAGCGGACAATCCGCAGAGTTCCCCGACGGCCTGCGCGATCGATATCGAGTCCGGGTAGAAACCGGGGACCATGCCGCGCGAACTCGGGGTCGGATGATTTGCGAGCGCCATGCGACGGGGCGGCGCCTTCAATGCCGAAAACGCGTGCTCCGCCACCTGGGCGCAGACCTCGGCGCCGGTGCCGAATGCGGCCCAACTGCTGTCCACGGTCAGGAGCCGACCGGTGCGGCCCACGGATTCGAGGATCGGCGCCATATTCAGCGGACGAACCATTCGCAAATCGATCAGCTCGACTTCGCACCCGACTTCGGCGAGCACTTCGGCGGCGCGCAGCGCCTCGAGGTTCATGTAGGAGGTGCCGACAATCGTGACATCGCCGCCGGGCCTCAGGACCGCCGGGCCATCGAGCGCGGTCACGTAGTGGCCTTCCGGCACATGCCCCTCGGAATAGTGCAGCCAGCGATGCTCGATCGAGATGACCGGGCTGTCATCCTCGATCGCGGCAATCAGCATGCCCTTCGCATCCATGGGCATGGTCGGCATCATCACCTTGAGCCCCGGGAAATGACCGAAGATCGATTCCAGGCTCTGGGAATGTTCGGGCCCCTGCCCCCAGCCACGCCCGACGATCATCCGGATGACCAGCGGCACCTTGTGGCGACCGTTGCTGACATAGTGGGACTTGGCAGCATTGTTGACGATCTGCTCGATCGCGAGCAGCGCGAACTCGACCCGATGCAACGAAATGACGGGACGCTGCCCGGAGAGTGCGGCCCCGATGGCGACGCCGACCATGCCGTTCTCGGCGATCGGCATCTCGACCGCGCGGGCCGCGCCGAACTGATCGAGAAGTCCCTTGGTCGTGCCGAAAAACGACGCCGGGTCCGCGATGCCCTCACCCATCAGGAAGACCGACGGATCATTCTCCATGGCGGTCGCGAGGCCCTCGCGAATCGCATCGGCATAATTGATCAGCCGGGCATTGGCCAATGGCTCGCCGTCACCGGCCATACTGTTCGATGTGTCAGGCATAGACATGCTGCACCGCCGCGTCGGGGCCGGGTAGAGGTGCGTTCTTCGCGAACTCGAACGCCGCATCTATCTCGCGCGACAGATCATCGGCCAGCGTCGCAAGCGCTGCCTCATCGCCCGCACCGGACTGGATCAGCGCCGCGCGCGCGGCCGCGACCGGGTCGCGCCCCTTCCAGTTCTCGAACTCCTGTTCGGTGCGATAGCCCAGATGATTGTCCATGTTCGGGCCGCAATGCTCGAACCAGCGATAGGTCTCGAACACCAGGAAACTGGGGCCGCCACCTTCGCGCGCGCGGCCGACAGCCGCCGCCATGGTCGAGCACACCGCTTCGATATCGTTCCCGTCGGCCTGGCCGGATGCGACGCCATGCGCCTCGGCGAGGTCGGTGATGGGACGGTCCGGCTGGCGTTGGTTGAGCGAGGTGTAGATCGAGAACAGATTATTCTCGCAGACATAGATAACCGGAAGCTTGTTGAGCTCGGCGAAGTTCATGCTCTCGTGGAACACGCCCTCCTCGATGGCCGCGTCGCCGATGATCACGACCGCGACATTGTCCTCGCCGCGCTGTTTCATCGCCAGTGCGGCACCGGTCGCAAGCGGGATGGAACTCCCGACGATGGGCACACTAAGCTCCATGCCCACCGACGTGTCGAACAGGTGCATCGAGCCACCCCGTCCGCCGCAACAACCGGCCGCCTTGCCGTAGATCTCGGCCAGCATCGCCTTCAGGTCCCCGCCCTTGGCGAGATAGTGCGCGTGGCTTCGATGTGTGCTGTAGACCTTGTCTTCGGGCCGCAGCGGCGCGCAAACGCCGACGGCGGTCGCTTCCTGCCCGACCGACAGATGGACAGGGCAGCGCATTTCCTGATCCACATAGCGCGCCGCGATCGCCTCTTCGACGAGGCGAATGCGGAGCATGTTTTCGTAAAGTTCGGTAGGTACAGGCAGTACCACGTGCTTCTCCCAACATCGCAATGGCGTCCCGCCCCTCACACGACGCGCGGGGTCACCTCACAAAAAGGAATAAATCACCGGGATGCCAGATGAAAGGGATTAAGGGACTCGTTCAAGCACGACAACCGGTTTTACAGTCTCCAGAATGGCTGAGGCACCGGTCACACCTGGACCCGATACGGCCGCGGGCGCGGGGTATCGACATTTAGCGCGATCACACCAGCATGCTTGCGTATATTGTGTGCCCGATAGGTCCTCTCACTCGGTCAGAGACCGGCAGCGAAAAATATTGGCATGTCATATCGCGAACTACTGAACCAGAAACTGCGCGACGCCCCCGTCCACAGTGCGCCATTCCCGCATGTGCAGTTAACCGACGTCCTGCCAGAGGATGTCCTGGCTGATATCCTGGCCCATTGGCCACAGCCGGATGAATTCGAGCCTGAGTGGGGCAACTCGACGAGAGGCTGGCGGTTGCTGGTTCATGACGACAAGATTTTTGCGCCGCCCGGAGCCCGACATCAGGAGTTTTGGGAGAGCGTCACCCGATCTCATCTCACGCCGTTCATCGAAGCGCTGGCGGAAAGGTTCTCGCCATTCTGGGCGCTCCGCTACGGTGGCCCTGTCCAGCGCCTGAATGTCGTCCAGCTTTGTTGCTTTACCGCCTCGCCCGAGTTTGTGTTTCACCCGCCGCACCACCATTCGAACCACGGGCCGCACTGGCTCTTTACCGGCCTGCTCTACCTTGATGACAACGGTGGGGTCGATCGCGGCACCCGTCTGTACCGCGTCAACGGCCTCGAGACGTTCCGCGATCGGGAATTCTACAATCTGCTCGCAAATGACGGCGCCGCACCGGTCGAACCGGCGCATGATTCCGGCTTTCGCACGAACGGGATGCTTGCATTCCTGGATTCGCCGGTTTCTTTTCATGGATCGACGCCGTTCGATACCAATGTTGACGCCCGGGGGGAACGCAAGATCATTCGGATGCATGTCGCGGCATCCCTGGAGGATTTTCAGCGCGCGTTCGGTATTCCATCGCCCGACGAGTATCGGGAGGCGGTTTCCCGATACCGGGAGACCCACCAACCCGAAACGCTTGAGCCTTACCGCAACCAGATCGAACGCGAAGAACAGCTTGTGATGTCGCGGAACCAAGGTCCCGCCACCCACTACTGATTCGCGCCAGCCGAAGATACATGCCCGACCACATGCCCGATTATGACATTGCAGAAGATTAATTTCCTCGAATCCGCCCCGAAGATTGCCCGGAACATCGATGCGCGCAA is part of the Alphaproteobacteria bacterium genome and harbors:
- a CDS encoding glycosyltransferase family 2 protein produces the protein MSATNPTFSVIICHYNDADYLSGGLARVFGQTRPPDQVILVDDGSDPDQRAIVETAVRAYPDLEVVWQPSNLGVVTAGNAGLAKADGDFVAWWSVDDHISPDLLAEAERAAIAHPDAGVISSETDVAYEVNGELVPAYTHRYGLDSSRLFVSGEDLATLQSWRYVWLASSGAFLRRDALESGIGWRPELDWFADWAALYDVANRHGAVLVGRPLSTVLRRPDSFSGKARADKQKTRAVVRGYLDWVRGPESGDMGAALRRGPQALGHALGRLLLRAAWCRPSDWRLLCSVAWGYGARRRRGGPDIPIAWLLKRNGLERHRDKSP
- a CDS encoding NAD(P)-dependent oxidoreductase; this translates as MAQTMNETLAPPGRVVVIGSRGVIGHALVETLQNMKDGFAPVVAVSSGDVDLLAESAPDKLGALLRPDDAVIMLSGLTPDKGRDSATLIKNLVMARSVGAALKQVPPAHLVYMSSDAVYPFMPGVVSEATPAAPADLYGVMHLAREVMFRSLGLDAPLAVLRCTLVLSPRDTHNSYGPNRFRKQATEEGRIVLGGGGEETRDHVLVDDVARLVIEAVRARFDGTLNLVSGVSHSFHDVANMVADAMDDRPEIVTTDRTMPVTHRHFDSTRLTRAFPGFRFTSLDEAIGAVHKTLGLKT
- a CDS encoding transketolase C-terminal domain-containing protein, with translation MSMPDTSNSMAGDGEPLANARLINYADAIREGLATAMENDPSVFLMGEGIADPASFFGTTKGLLDQFGAARAVEMPIAENGMVGVAIGAALSGQRPVISLHRVEFALLAIEQIVNNAAKSHYVSNGRHKVPLVIRMIVGRGWGQGPEHSQSLESIFGHFPGLKVMMPTMPMDAKGMLIAAIEDDSPVISIEHRWLHYSEGHVPEGHYVTALDGPAVLRPGGDVTIVGTSYMNLEALRAAEVLAEVGCEVELIDLRMVRPLNMAPILESVGRTGRLLTVDSSWAAFGTGAEVCAQVAEHAFSALKAPPRRMALANHPTPSSRGMVPGFYPDSISIAQAVGELCGLSASDVGAVVSKLVEMNGDQPIDTPNAYFKGPF
- a CDS encoding thiamine pyrophosphate-dependent dehydrogenase E1 component subunit alpha, with protein sequence MLRIRLVEEAIAARYVDQEMRCPVHLSVGQEATAVGVCAPLRPEDKVYSTHRSHAHYLAKGGDLKAMLAEIYGKAAGCCGGRGGSMHLFDTSVGMELSVPIVGSSIPLATGAALAMKQRGEDNVAVVIIGDAAIEEGVFHESMNFAELNKLPVIYVCENNLFSIYTSLNQRQPDRPITDLAEAHGVASGQADGNDIEAVCSTMAAAVGRAREGGGPSFLVFETYRWFEHCGPNMDNHLGYRTEQEFENWKGRDPVAAARAALIQSGAGDEAALATLADDLSREIDAAFEFAKNAPLPGPDAAVQHVYA